From a region of the Cucumis sativus cultivar 9930 chromosome 6, Cucumber_9930_V3, whole genome shotgun sequence genome:
- the LOC101213408 gene encoding glutamate receptor 3.6 isoform X2: MRIVCILVLILLFSGSYSFGDGANVSPRPEVVNIGALFSFRSMIGKVGKIAVEAAIEDVNSNPSIMGGTKLKLSLHDTNYSGFLGIIESLRFMETKTMAIIGPQNSVTAHVISHIANELQVPLLSFSATDPTLSSLQFPFFIRTSQNDLYQMAAVAEIVDYFQWKEVIAIFVDDDHGRNGIAALGDQLNERRCKISLKVPLKPDASRDVVTDALVKVALTESRILVIHTYETTGMVVLSVAQYLGLTGPGYVWIATNWLSLLLDTNSPLPTTSMENIQGLVALRLYTPDSVLKRNFVSRWTNFTDVKSSSGSLGLSTYGLYAYDTVWILAHAINAFLNEGGNLSFSTLSKLTGVDVRTLNLNSMNIFNGGKTLLDKILEVNFTGITGSVEFTPERDLIHPAFEVINIIGTGERRIGYWSNYSGLSIVPPETLYSKPPNRTSSNQKLYDVVWPGQATQKPRGWAFPNTGRYLRIGVPRRVSYQEFVSQVEGTDMFTGFCIDVFTAAINFLPYAVPYKLIPFGDGLTNPSGTELIRLITTGVYDGAIGDIAIITNRTRMADFTQPYIESGLVVVAPVKKLNSSAWAFLRPFTARMWCATAASFIVIGAVVWILEHRINDDFRGPPKKQVITILWFSFSTLFFSHLQQLSSPVKGIETLISNNEPIGYQQGSFARNYLIEELGIHESRLVPLISAEHYVKALNDGPTNNGVAAIVDERAYVELFLSTRCEYSIVGQEFTKNGWGFAFPRDSPLAVDMSTAILRLSETGDLQRIHDKWLMKSACTSQASKIEVDRLQLNSFWGLFLICGVACVLALSIYLFQMVRQYSEHYTEELGSSEQPSRSASLHRFLSFADEKEEVFKSQSKRRRMQEASVRSVNEENSTGSSRKNGHGYADGVDA, from the exons CCTTGCGTTTCATGGAGACCAAGACTATGGCCATAATTGGCCCCCAAAATTCTGTAACTGCTCATGTCATATCTCATATTGCAAATGAGCTCCAAGTTCCTCTATTGTCATTTTCAGCAACAGATCCCACACTGTCATCACTTCAGTTTCCTTTCTTTATCAGAACTTCGCAGAATGATCTGTATCAGATGGCTGCAGTAGCTGAAATAGTTGACTACTTCCAATGGAAAGAGGTGATTGCTATCTTTGTTGATGACGATCATGGTAGAAATGGTATTGCTGCATTGGGGGATCAACTTAATGAGAGACGATGCAAGATCTCATTAAAAGTACCATTGAAGCCTGATGCTAGTCGAGATGTGGTCACTGATGCACTTGTTAAGGTGGCTTTAACCGAGTCTCGAATACTTGTTATTCACACTTATGAGACCACAGGTATGGTTGTGCTCAGTGTGGCTCAATATCTTGGATTGACAGGGCCTGGGTACGTTTGGATAGCCACTAACTGGCTTTCTTTGCTACTCGACACAAATTCTCCTCTTCCTACTACTTCTATGGAAAATATTCAAGGACTTGTTGCTTTACGTCTTTATACACCAGATTCTGTACTCAAAAGGAATTTTGTTTCAAGGTGGACCAATTTCACTGATGTAAAGTCATCAAGTGGTTCGCTCGGATTGAGTACTTATGGATTATATGCTTATGATACTGTTTGGATACTTGCTCATGCAATAAATGCATTTCTTAATGAAGGTGgaaatctttcattttcaacactTTCGAAGTTAACCGGGGTTGATGTTAGAACTTTGAATCTCAACTCTATGAACATCTTCAATGGTGGGAAGACACTACTggacaaaattttagaagtcAATTTTACTGGAATAACAGGTTCAGTTGAGTTCACTCCAGAAAGGGATTTAATTCATCCTGCGTTTGAAGTGATCAATATAATCGGCACAGGGGAAAGAAGAATTGGTTATTGGTCTAACTATTCTGGCCTGTCAATTGTGCCTCCTGAAACACTTTACTCGAAACCACCTAACCGAACCAGTTCAAATCAAAAGCTATATGATGTGGTATGGCCTGGACAAGCAACACAGAAGCCTCGTGGGTGGGCATTTCCAAACACTGGGAGATATTTAAGAATTGGAGTTCCGAGGCGAGTCAGTTATCAAGAATTTGTCTCACAAGTAGAAGGAACGGACATGTTCACAGGCTTCTGCATCGATGTCTTCACTGCAGCAATCAATTTCTTGCCTTATGCAGTCCCCTATAAGTTAATTCCTTTTGGGGATGGCCTTACTAATCCTAGTGGAACTGAACTGATTCGACTAATCACAACTGGC GTCTATGATGGGGCGATAGGGGACATTGCAATCATCACAAACCGAACCAGGATGGCTGATTTTACACAACCATACATAGAGTCTGGCCTAGTAGTTGTAGCCCCAGTGAAGAAGTTGAATTCTAGCGCTTGGGCCTTTTTACGACCGTTCACTGCGAGGATGTGGTGTGCTACCGCTGCTTCTTTCATTGTAATAGGAGCAGTTGTTTGGATTTTGGAACATAGGATAAATGATGATTTTCGTGGCCCTCCGAAGAAACAAGTTATCACCATTCTATG GTTCAGCTTTTCAACTCTATTCTTCTCTCATC TTCAACAACTTTCTTCTCCTGTGAAGGGGATTGAAACTTTGATTTCGAACAATGAACCAATTGGCTACCAGCAGGGTTCATTTGCTCGAAACTACTTGATTGAGGAACTTGGCATTCATGAGTCGAGACTCGTTCCACTCATCTCAGCAGAACACTATGTCAAAGCCTTGAACGATGGGCCAACAAATAATGGTGTTGCTGCTATTGTCGATGAGCGAGCATATGTAGAGCTCTTCCTTTCAACCCGTTGTGAATACAGTATTGTTGGCCAAGAGTTCACAAAAAATGGGTGGGGATTT GCTTTCCCTCGCGACTCTCCATTAGCAGTTGACATGTCCACAGCTATTTTAAGACTGTCCGAAACCGGAGATCTTCAAAGAATCCATGACAAATGGTTAATGAAAAGTGCCTGCACATCACAAGCCTCAAAAATTGAGGTGGATCGACTTCAGCTAAATAGCTTTTGGGGACTTTTTCTAATATGTGGAGTAGCTTGTGTGCTCGCTCTATCAATATACCTCTTTCAAATGGTGCGTCAATATAGCGAACATTACACTGAAGAACTCGGGTCTTCTGAGCAACCATCTAGATCTGCAAGCCTACATAGATTCCTTTCTTTTGcagatgaaaaagaagaagtctTCAAAAGTCAATCCAAGCGAAGACGAATGCAAGAGGCTTCAGTTAGAAGCGtgaatgaagaaaattcaACAGGCAGTTCAAGAAAAAATGGCCATGGTTATGCTGATGGAGTTGATGCATGA
- the LOC101213408 gene encoding glutamate receptor 3.6 isoform X1 — MRIVCILVLILLFSGSYSFGDGANVSPRPEVVNIGALFSFRSMIGKVGKIAVEAAIEDVNSNPSIMGGTKLKLSLHDTNYSGFLGIIESLRFMETKTMAIIGPQNSVTAHVISHIANELQVPLLSFSATDPTLSSLQFPFFIRTSQNDLYQMAAVAEIVDYFQWKEVIAIFVDDDHGRNGIAALGDQLNERRCKISLKVPLKPDASRDVVTDALVKVALTESRILVIHTYETTGMVVLSVAQYLGLTGPGYVWIATNWLSLLLDTNSPLPTTSMENIQGLVALRLYTPDSVLKRNFVSRWTNFTDVKSSSGSLGLSTYGLYAYDTVWILAHAINAFLNEGGNLSFSTLSKLTGVDVRTLNLNSMNIFNGGKTLLDKILEVNFTGITGSVEFTPERDLIHPAFEVINIIGTGERRIGYWSNYSGLSIVPPETLYSKPPNRTSSNQKLYDVVWPGQATQKPRGWAFPNTGRYLRIGVPRRVSYQEFVSQVEGTDMFTGFCIDVFTAAINFLPYAVPYKLIPFGDGLTNPSGTELIRLITTGVYDGAIGDIAIITNRTRMADFTQPYIESGLVVVAPVKKLNSSAWAFLRPFTARMWCATAASFIVIGAVVWILEHRINDDFRGPPKKQVITILWFSFSTLFFSHRQNTVSALGRLVLIIWLFVVLIINSSYTASLTSILTVQQLSSPVKGIETLISNNEPIGYQQGSFARNYLIEELGIHESRLVPLISAEHYVKALNDGPTNNGVAAIVDERAYVELFLSTRCEYSIVGQEFTKNGWGFAFPRDSPLAVDMSTAILRLSETGDLQRIHDKWLMKSACTSQASKIEVDRLQLNSFWGLFLICGVACVLALSIYLFQMVRQYSEHYTEELGSSEQPSRSASLHRFLSFADEKEEVFKSQSKRRRMQEASVRSVNEENSTGSSRKNGHGYADGVDA; from the exons CCTTGCGTTTCATGGAGACCAAGACTATGGCCATAATTGGCCCCCAAAATTCTGTAACTGCTCATGTCATATCTCATATTGCAAATGAGCTCCAAGTTCCTCTATTGTCATTTTCAGCAACAGATCCCACACTGTCATCACTTCAGTTTCCTTTCTTTATCAGAACTTCGCAGAATGATCTGTATCAGATGGCTGCAGTAGCTGAAATAGTTGACTACTTCCAATGGAAAGAGGTGATTGCTATCTTTGTTGATGACGATCATGGTAGAAATGGTATTGCTGCATTGGGGGATCAACTTAATGAGAGACGATGCAAGATCTCATTAAAAGTACCATTGAAGCCTGATGCTAGTCGAGATGTGGTCACTGATGCACTTGTTAAGGTGGCTTTAACCGAGTCTCGAATACTTGTTATTCACACTTATGAGACCACAGGTATGGTTGTGCTCAGTGTGGCTCAATATCTTGGATTGACAGGGCCTGGGTACGTTTGGATAGCCACTAACTGGCTTTCTTTGCTACTCGACACAAATTCTCCTCTTCCTACTACTTCTATGGAAAATATTCAAGGACTTGTTGCTTTACGTCTTTATACACCAGATTCTGTACTCAAAAGGAATTTTGTTTCAAGGTGGACCAATTTCACTGATGTAAAGTCATCAAGTGGTTCGCTCGGATTGAGTACTTATGGATTATATGCTTATGATACTGTTTGGATACTTGCTCATGCAATAAATGCATTTCTTAATGAAGGTGgaaatctttcattttcaacactTTCGAAGTTAACCGGGGTTGATGTTAGAACTTTGAATCTCAACTCTATGAACATCTTCAATGGTGGGAAGACACTACTggacaaaattttagaagtcAATTTTACTGGAATAACAGGTTCAGTTGAGTTCACTCCAGAAAGGGATTTAATTCATCCTGCGTTTGAAGTGATCAATATAATCGGCACAGGGGAAAGAAGAATTGGTTATTGGTCTAACTATTCTGGCCTGTCAATTGTGCCTCCTGAAACACTTTACTCGAAACCACCTAACCGAACCAGTTCAAATCAAAAGCTATATGATGTGGTATGGCCTGGACAAGCAACACAGAAGCCTCGTGGGTGGGCATTTCCAAACACTGGGAGATATTTAAGAATTGGAGTTCCGAGGCGAGTCAGTTATCAAGAATTTGTCTCACAAGTAGAAGGAACGGACATGTTCACAGGCTTCTGCATCGATGTCTTCACTGCAGCAATCAATTTCTTGCCTTATGCAGTCCCCTATAAGTTAATTCCTTTTGGGGATGGCCTTACTAATCCTAGTGGAACTGAACTGATTCGACTAATCACAACTGGC GTCTATGATGGGGCGATAGGGGACATTGCAATCATCACAAACCGAACCAGGATGGCTGATTTTACACAACCATACATAGAGTCTGGCCTAGTAGTTGTAGCCCCAGTGAAGAAGTTGAATTCTAGCGCTTGGGCCTTTTTACGACCGTTCACTGCGAGGATGTGGTGTGCTACCGCTGCTTCTTTCATTGTAATAGGAGCAGTTGTTTGGATTTTGGAACATAGGATAAATGATGATTTTCGTGGCCCTCCGAAGAAACAAGTTATCACCATTCTATG GTTCAGCTTTTCAACTCTATTCTTCTCTCATC GGCAAAATACAGTCAGTGCCCTCGGTCGCCTCGTGCTGATCATATGGCTATTTGTTGTTCTAATTATCAATTCAAGCTATACTGCAAGTTTGACTTCTATCCTTACAGTTCAACAACTTTCTTCTCCTGTGAAGGGGATTGAAACTTTGATTTCGAACAATGAACCAATTGGCTACCAGCAGGGTTCATTTGCTCGAAACTACTTGATTGAGGAACTTGGCATTCATGAGTCGAGACTCGTTCCACTCATCTCAGCAGAACACTATGTCAAAGCCTTGAACGATGGGCCAACAAATAATGGTGTTGCTGCTATTGTCGATGAGCGAGCATATGTAGAGCTCTTCCTTTCAACCCGTTGTGAATACAGTATTGTTGGCCAAGAGTTCACAAAAAATGGGTGGGGATTT GCTTTCCCTCGCGACTCTCCATTAGCAGTTGACATGTCCACAGCTATTTTAAGACTGTCCGAAACCGGAGATCTTCAAAGAATCCATGACAAATGGTTAATGAAAAGTGCCTGCACATCACAAGCCTCAAAAATTGAGGTGGATCGACTTCAGCTAAATAGCTTTTGGGGACTTTTTCTAATATGTGGAGTAGCTTGTGTGCTCGCTCTATCAATATACCTCTTTCAAATGGTGCGTCAATATAGCGAACATTACACTGAAGAACTCGGGTCTTCTGAGCAACCATCTAGATCTGCAAGCCTACATAGATTCCTTTCTTTTGcagatgaaaaagaagaagtctTCAAAAGTCAATCCAAGCGAAGACGAATGCAAGAGGCTTCAGTTAGAAGCGtgaatgaagaaaattcaACAGGCAGTTCAAGAAAAAATGGCCATGGTTATGCTGATGGAGTTGATGCATGA